A region of Sphingobium baderi DNA encodes the following proteins:
- a CDS encoding NADH:ubiquinone oxidoreductase subunit NDUFA12, giving the protein MGILGKIFTWWNGATIGTSLFTARKGTKVGEDHQGNVYYEGGVDPNGLIRRWVIYNGPNDSSRVPAEWHGWLHHSIEGAPESFLPPPRIWERDFTPNATGTVNAYRPSGALEKGGHRQKATGDYEAWSPEAS; this is encoded by the coding sequence ATGGGAATCCTTGGCAAGATCTTCACCTGGTGGAACGGCGCCACCATCGGCACCTCGCTCTTCACGGCCCGCAAGGGGACAAAGGTCGGCGAGGACCATCAGGGCAATGTCTATTATGAAGGCGGCGTCGACCCGAACGGCCTGATCCGCCGCTGGGTGATCTATAACGGTCCCAATGATTCGAGCCGCGTGCCCGCCGAATGGCATGGCTGGCTGCATCATTCGATCGAAGGTGCGCCGGAAAGCTTCCTGCCGCCGCCGCGCATCTGGGAACGCGACTTCACGCCCAATGCGACGGGCACCGTCAACGCCTATCGCCCGTCCGGCGCACTGGAAAAGGGCGGTCATCGCCAGAAGGCGACCGGCGATTATGAGGCATGGAGCCCCGAAGCGTCATGA
- a CDS encoding fatty acyl-AMP ligase — MTLGDTNMTGSQSMMASTPTTDDLPRRFSDFETLGEALDYAAQGGRGMNFHDARGNLARPYPFAELREDALACARRLIAHGVKPQDRIALVAETGPDFAQLFFGIVYAGAWPVPLPLPTSFGGKESYIDQLVVQLTSCDPMLFLFPRELEEMAGEGGRLRNVESIAFEDFIAREAAPCNLPQATGAEICYLQYSSGSTRFPHGVAVTHHALLSNLAAHSHGMQLQDSDRCISWLPWYHDMGLVGCFLSIVANQVSTDYMKTEDFARRPLAWLDLISRNEGTSISYSPTFGYDICARRMSSQTKAADRFDLSRWRLAGNGADMIRPDVMQSFVDAFGDAGFSPRAFLPSYGLAEATLAVTIMPPGEGIIVELVEETDLSGGDATEGRPQRFRSIVNCGKPARDMVVEIRDEDGGLLKERQIGKVWTTGPSLMVGYFRDQEATDACMVDGWLDTGDMGYLSDGYLYIVGRAKDMIIINGKNHWPQDIEWAVEQLPGFKQGDIAAFAITTPGGEEAPAVLVHCRTSDNEERSRLRDQIRERVRAITGMNCVVELVPPRTLPRTSSGKLSRSKARNLYLAGEIRPYDIAA, encoded by the coding sequence ATGACATTGGGTGACACCAATATGACGGGTTCGCAAAGCATGATGGCATCGACGCCAACGACCGATGATCTGCCCCGCCGCTTCTCGGATTTCGAGACGCTGGGCGAGGCGCTGGATTATGCGGCGCAGGGCGGGCGCGGCATGAATTTTCATGATGCGCGCGGCAATCTGGCGCGCCCCTATCCCTTTGCGGAGCTGCGGGAAGATGCCCTGGCCTGCGCCCGCCGCCTGATCGCCCATGGCGTCAAGCCGCAGGACCGCATCGCGCTGGTCGCGGAAACGGGCCCGGATTTCGCGCAGCTTTTCTTCGGCATCGTCTATGCGGGCGCCTGGCCGGTGCCATTGCCGTTGCCGACCAGCTTCGGCGGCAAGGAAAGCTATATCGACCAGCTTGTCGTCCAATTGACGAGCTGTGATCCGATGCTGTTCCTCTTCCCCAGGGAACTGGAGGAGATGGCGGGCGAAGGCGGACGGCTTCGCAATGTCGAAAGCATCGCCTTTGAGGATTTCATCGCCCGCGAAGCCGCGCCCTGCAATCTGCCGCAGGCGACCGGCGCGGAAATCTGCTATCTGCAATATAGCAGCGGTTCGACCCGCTTTCCCCATGGCGTCGCGGTGACGCATCATGCGCTGCTCAGCAATCTTGCCGCGCACAGCCATGGCATGCAGTTGCAGGACAGCGACCGCTGCATCAGCTGGCTGCCCTGGTATCATGACATGGGGCTGGTCGGCTGCTTCCTGTCGATCGTCGCCAACCAGGTGTCGACCGATTATATGAAGACCGAGGATTTCGCCCGCCGTCCGCTGGCGTGGCTGGACCTCATCAGCCGCAATGAAGGTACGTCGATCAGCTATTCGCCGACCTTCGGCTACGACATCTGCGCGCGCCGCATGTCGAGCCAGACCAAGGCCGCCGACCGCTTCGACCTGTCGCGCTGGCGCTTGGCGGGCAATGGCGCGGACATGATCCGCCCCGACGTGATGCAAAGCTTCGTCGACGCATTCGGCGATGCGGGCTTCAGCCCCAGGGCGTTTCTGCCCAGCTATGGTCTTGCCGAAGCGACGCTGGCCGTCACCATCATGCCGCCGGGCGAGGGCATCATCGTCGAGCTGGTCGAGGAAACCGACCTGTCGGGCGGGGATGCGACCGAAGGCCGGCCGCAGCGCTTCCGTTCCATCGTCAATTGCGGCAAGCCCGCGCGCGACATGGTGGTGGAGATCCGCGACGAGGATGGCGGCCTGCTCAAGGAGCGCCAGATCGGCAAGGTATGGACCACCGGCCCGTCGCTGATGGTCGGCTATTTCCGCGATCAGGAAGCGACTGATGCCTGCATGGTCGACGGATGGCTGGACACCGGCGACATGGGATATCTCAGCGACGGCTATCTCTATATCGTCGGCCGCGCCAAGGACATGATCATCATCAACGGCAAGAACCACTGGCCGCAGGATATCGAATGGGCGGTGGAGCAATTGCCCGGTTTCAAGCAGGGCGATATCGCCGCCTTCGCGATCACCACGCCGGGTGGGGAGGAAGCGCCCGCCGTGCTGGTCCATTGTCGCACGTCGGACAATGAGGAGCGTTCACGCCTGCGCGACCAGATTCGCGAACGGGTCCGCGCCATCACCGGGATGAACTGCGTGGTTGAACTGGTGCCGCCGCGCACCCTGCCGCGCACCAGTTCGGGCAAGCTCAGTCGTTCAAAGGCGCGCAATCTCTATCTGGCCGGGGAAATTCGTCCTTACGACATAGCGGCCTGA
- a CDS encoding DUF192 domain-containing protein, translated as MRRPFAIAALLLLAACSSHADPKAGNTSQATVSKSALLPLVIRSAKGNHRFDVEVALSPEDQAQGLMFRKSLEADAGMLFPMEPPRTASFWMKDTLIPLDMLFIHTDGTIAFIKAQAEPYSREPVSAGVPVAAVLELRGGRAAELGIKEGDRVHWGHCAAPDAPIHETDARLNFCPTS; from the coding sequence ATGCGTCGTCCCTTTGCCATTGCCGCCCTGCTGCTGCTCGCCGCCTGCTCGTCTCATGCTGATCCCAAGGCAGGGAATACAAGTCAGGCGACCGTCTCAAAGAGCGCGCTCCTCCCCCTCGTCATCCGTAGCGCGAAGGGCAACCACCGCTTCGACGTGGAAGTCGCGCTGAGCCCGGAGGACCAAGCACAGGGGCTGATGTTCCGCAAATCGCTGGAGGCGGATGCGGGAATGCTGTTCCCCATGGAGCCGCCCCGCACGGCGAGCTTCTGGATGAAGGACACGCTAATCCCGCTCGACATGCTCTTCATCCATACGGATGGCACGATCGCCTTCATCAAGGCGCAGGCGGAACCCTATTCGCGCGAGCCGGTGTCGGCGGGCGTCCCGGTGGCCGCCGTGCTCGAACTGCGCGGCGGACGCGCGGCGGAACTGGGAATCAAGGAAGGGGATCGCGTCCACTGGGGCCATTGCGCCGCGCCCGACGCACCGATCCATGAAACGGACGCGCGCCTGAATTTCTGTCCCACTTCCTGA
- a CDS encoding ParA family protein, with translation MAKEPVLATIAVYSLKGGVGKTTFAINLAWASACISKRRTLLWDLDPQAASSWLLSTDTQSRDAAQAIFSKDVQLRKLIQPSTVPGLDLIAADTSLRGLDHLFREMDKKKRLAKLIESLGKDYDRIILDCPPGLTETSEQVLRAADLIVIPVIPSPLSQRAMGEVARYLVQRGGSHAPILPVYSMVDRRRSLHRKALEEQPGWSAIPMASMIEQMAVQRKPLGAFAPSSPASKEFAALWTMVERQLQSN, from the coding sequence ATGGCAAAGGAACCGGTATTGGCGACCATCGCCGTCTACAGCCTGAAAGGCGGGGTGGGCAAAACCACCTTCGCAATCAATCTGGCATGGGCTTCGGCCTGCATTTCCAAACGTCGCACTTTGCTTTGGGATCTCGATCCGCAGGCGGCGTCAAGCTGGCTTCTTTCCACCGACACCCAGAGCCGGGACGCCGCGCAAGCGATCTTCAGCAAGGATGTTCAGCTTCGCAAGCTGATCCAGCCTTCCACCGTGCCGGGACTGGACCTGATCGCAGCCGACACGTCATTGCGTGGGCTCGACCATCTCTTTCGCGAAATGGACAAGAAGAAACGGCTGGCGAAACTGATCGAAAGCCTGGGCAAGGATTATGACCGGATCATCCTGGATTGTCCTCCGGGCCTTACCGAAACAAGCGAACAGGTGCTGCGCGCCGCGGACCTGATCGTGATTCCTGTCATTCCTTCCCCCCTGTCGCAGCGCGCGATGGGAGAAGTGGCGCGTTATCTCGTCCAGCGGGGAGGAAGCCATGCGCCGATCCTCCCGGTTTATTCCATGGTCGACCGGCGGCGCAGCCTGCACCGCAAGGCGCTGGAGGAACAGCCGGGCTGGTCCGCCATCCCAATGGCCAGCATGATCGAGCAGATGGCCGTGCAGCGTAAGCCGCTGGGCGCGTTCGCTCCTTCCTCGCCCGCGTCGAAGGAATTTGCCGCGCTCTGGACCATGGTGGAGCGGCAGCTTCAGTCGAACTGA
- a CDS encoding UDP-glucose dehydrogenase family protein, with protein MKITMIGTGYVGLVSGACFADFGHDVVCVDKDAGKIAAIEAGRMPIYEPGLDQLVGSNAAAGRLTFTTDLAAGVKGADAIFIAVGTPSRRGDGHADLSYVYAAAKEIAEALDGPAVIVTKSTVPVGTGDEVERIAREVRPDLDIAVVSNPEFLREGAAIGDFKRPDRIVIGTTGDERAIEAMRQIYRPLYLNQAPLLFTGRRTAELIKYAANAFLATKITFINEMADLCEAVGAEVQDVARGIGLDNRIGSKFLHAGPGYGGSCFPKDTLALVKTGQDYEAPIRIVETVVQVNDLRKRAMGRKIVKAMGGEARGKTVALLGLTFKPNTDDMRDAPSIAIVQALEDAGAKIVAYDPEGMEAAAALMPGITMASDPYSATQGADALVLVTEWDAFRALDLKRLAASMNAPVLVDLRNIYPAADVKAAGFSLTRIGDRAVNA; from the coding sequence ATGAAGATCACGATGATTGGCACGGGATATGTCGGATTGGTGTCAGGTGCCTGTTTTGCTGATTTCGGACATGACGTGGTCTGCGTGGACAAGGACGCGGGCAAGATCGCGGCGATAGAGGCGGGGCGGATGCCCATCTACGAGCCGGGACTGGATCAGCTGGTCGGAAGCAATGCGGCGGCGGGCCGTTTGACCTTCACCACCGATCTGGCGGCGGGCGTCAAAGGCGCCGACGCGATCTTCATTGCCGTGGGCACGCCTTCGCGCCGCGGCGATGGCCATGCGGATCTGAGCTATGTCTATGCCGCCGCGAAGGAGATCGCCGAGGCGCTTGACGGACCGGCGGTGATCGTCACCAAATCCACCGTGCCGGTGGGCACCGGCGACGAAGTGGAACGGATCGCACGGGAGGTCCGCCCCGACCTTGATATCGCGGTGGTATCCAACCCTGAATTTCTGCGTGAAGGCGCGGCGATCGGCGATTTCAAGCGCCCCGACCGAATCGTGATCGGCACGACCGGGGACGAACGCGCCATCGAAGCGATGCGGCAGATCTATCGCCCGCTCTACCTTAATCAGGCGCCGCTGCTGTTTACCGGACGGCGGACGGCGGAACTCATCAAATATGCCGCCAATGCGTTTCTGGCGACCAAGATCACCTTCATCAACGAAATGGCCGATCTGTGCGAAGCGGTCGGCGCGGAGGTGCAGGACGTGGCGCGGGGCATCGGCCTCGACAATCGGATCGGCTCCAAATTCCTGCATGCCGGGCCGGGCTATGGCGGCTCCTGCTTCCCCAAGGATACGCTGGCGCTGGTCAAGACCGGGCAGGATTATGAAGCGCCGATCCGCATCGTCGAGACGGTGGTGCAGGTGAATGATCTTCGCAAGCGGGCCATGGGCCGCAAGATCGTGAAGGCGATGGGCGGCGAAGCGCGGGGCAAGACCGTCGCGCTGCTGGGCCTGACCTTCAAGCCCAACACCGATGACATGCGCGACGCGCCGAGCATCGCTATCGTCCAGGCGCTGGAGGATGCGGGGGCGAAGATCGTCGCTTATGATCCGGAGGGCATGGAGGCCGCGGCGGCCCTGATGCCGGGCATTACCATGGCGAGCGACCCTTATAGCGCGACGCAGGGCGCCGATGCGCTGGTGCTGGTGACGGAGTGGGATGCGTTCCGGGCGCTGGATCTGAAGCGGCTCGCTGCGTCGATGAATGCGCCGGTTCTGGTTGATCTGCGGAACATCTATCCGGCGGCGGATGTGAAGGCGGCGGGCTTTTCCCTGACCCGTATCG
- a CDS encoding regulatory protein RecX — protein sequence MTGKRPRPPLDDDALREMALRYVGRFATSRAKLTAYLGRKIRERGWGGENPADPQALTERLAALGYIDDGSYAVMKSAALARRGYGARRVDESLRAAGISDDDRSEADARTHAEAWASAERFARRKRIGPFAAEQPDPKLREKWMAAFMRAGHGHRLARRWIDAPPGEPPEDEG from the coding sequence ATGACCGGCAAACGCCCCCGCCCACCGCTTGATGACGACGCCCTGCGCGAAATGGCGTTGCGTTATGTCGGCCGTTTCGCGACGAGCCGGGCGAAGCTGACCGCCTATCTCGGCCGCAAGATCAGGGAACGGGGTTGGGGCGGCGAAAATCCCGCCGACCCGCAAGCGCTGACCGAACGGCTGGCCGCGCTGGGCTATATCGATGATGGCAGCTATGCGGTAATGAAAAGCGCGGCTCTTGCGCGGCGCGGCTATGGCGCGCGGCGCGTGGACGAAAGCCTGCGCGCGGCGGGCATTTCCGACGACGATCGATCCGAAGCCGATGCCCGGACGCATGCCGAAGCATGGGCTTCGGCCGAACGCTTTGCCCGGCGCAAGCGGATCGGCCCCTTCGCGGCCGAGCAGCCCGATCCAAAGCTGCGCGAGAAATGGATGGCGGCCTTTATGCGCGCGGGCCATGGTCATCGCCTTGCCCGCCGCTGGATCGACGCGCCTCCGGGCGAACCCCCGGAAGATGAAGGTTAA
- the aat gene encoding leucyl/phenylalanyl-tRNA--protein transferase, with amino-acid sequence MMIDPLLLLQAYALGVFPMSDDRHAEDIYWVEPKKRAILPLDGFHLSHSLAKTLRRDRFRVTANRAFPAIVTLCAEAAADRPSTWINGLIEQGYRHLHELRFAHSVEVWEGEELVGGLYGVALGRAFFGESMVSRRTDASKVALAWLVARMRFGGFTLLDCQFMTDHLHSLGAAEISQQNYLQLLGDAVADVPLGEGRSVLSAGSGAAAELAFDPLSGLAEETDSPLAPAFTVSGPVSGHAIAQLLTQTS; translated from the coding sequence ATGATGATCGATCCTTTGCTGTTGTTGCAGGCCTATGCTCTTGGGGTATTCCCCATGTCGGACGACCGCCATGCCGAGGATATCTATTGGGTCGAACCGAAGAAGCGCGCCATCTTGCCGCTGGACGGCTTTCACCTGTCCCATTCGCTGGCCAAAACTCTCCGCCGCGACCGCTTTCGCGTGACCGCCAACCGGGCTTTCCCCGCCATCGTGACGCTTTGCGCGGAAGCGGCGGCAGATCGCCCCTCCACATGGATCAACGGTCTCATCGAGCAAGGCTATCGCCATCTCCATGAACTGCGCTTCGCCCATTCGGTGGAGGTGTGGGAGGGGGAGGAACTGGTCGGCGGCCTTTATGGCGTGGCGCTAGGCCGCGCCTTTTTCGGCGAAAGCATGGTGTCCCGCCGCACGGACGCATCAAAGGTCGCCCTGGCCTGGCTGGTGGCGCGGATGCGCTTTGGCGGTTTCACCCTGCTGGACTGCCAGTTCATGACCGATCATCTGCATTCATTGGGTGCTGCCGAAATCAGCCAGCAAAACTATCTTCAGTTATTGGGCGACGCGGTGGCCGATGTCCCGCTGGGCGAAGGCCGTTCGGTGCTCTCCGCCGGTTCGGGCGCGGCGGCGGAACTGGCGTTTGATCCATTGTCGGGGCTGGCGGAGGAAACGGATTCGCCTTTGGCTCCCGCTTTCACCGTATCAGGCCCCGTCTCCGGCCACGCCATCGCGCAGCTTTTGACCCAGACGTCATAG
- a CDS encoding dipeptidase, producing the protein MKHLRLAALPLLFAALLPSARAAPDPYAARIAKVLKATPLIDGHNDWPEALADKAGDARWSMDLRHLDPKIYHTDIERLRAGGIGGQFWSVWVSAEKPELQQVKDTLEQIEFVHSLARRYPSQFQLVTTAAAVRAAHKAGRIASLIGVEGGGQIDGSMAVLRAYRDLGAAYLTLTHSRTIAWADSATDNPQHEGLTAFGEAVVREINRLGMLVDLSHVSEGTMLDALRVSRAPVIFSHSNARALCNTSRNVSDAVLREVAKNGGVVMVNFAAQYVSEARRVWNADRSAEIARNNAPPFGGLYIGDPEAAKQALAAWEKTHPEPVTTIGEVADHVAHIARVAGIDHVGIGSDFDGVSALPQGLGGVDRYPALLAELMRRGWSDADIAKLAGGNVLRVMAAAEQVAAGMKDEPEGNASVEGLDKPKM; encoded by the coding sequence ATGAAACATCTTCGCCTTGCGGCGCTGCCGCTGCTGTTCGCCGCCCTGCTCCCTTCCGCCCGCGCCGCGCCCGATCCTTATGCGGCGCGGATCGCAAAGGTGCTGAAAGCCACGCCGCTGATCGACGGGCATAATGACTGGCCGGAGGCTCTGGCCGATAAGGCGGGCGACGCAAGATGGTCGATGGACCTGCGCCACCTCGACCCCAAAATCTATCATACCGACATCGAAAGGCTGCGCGCGGGCGGGATTGGCGGGCAATTCTGGTCGGTCTGGGTATCGGCGGAAAAGCCCGAACTGCAACAGGTCAAGGATACGCTGGAGCAGATCGAGTTCGTCCACAGCCTCGCCCGGCGCTATCCAAGCCAGTTTCAGCTCGTCACCACGGCGGCGGCCGTGCGCGCGGCGCACAAGGCGGGGCGGATCGCTTCCTTGATCGGGGTCGAGGGCGGCGGACAGATTGACGGCAGCATGGCCGTGCTGCGCGCCTATCGCGATCTGGGCGCGGCCTATCTGACGCTCACCCATTCGCGCACGATCGCCTGGGCGGACAGTGCGACGGACAATCCGCAGCATGAGGGCCTCACCGCCTTTGGCGAGGCGGTGGTGCGGGAAATCAACCGGCTGGGGATGCTGGTCGACCTCAGCCATGTGAGCGAAGGGACGATGCTGGACGCGCTGCGGGTGAGCCGGGCGCCGGTGATATTCTCCCACTCCAATGCGCGGGCGCTGTGCAATACGTCGCGCAACGTGTCGGATGCGGTGCTACGGGAAGTGGCGAAAAATGGCGGCGTGGTGATGGTGAACTTCGCCGCGCAATATGTGTCGGAAGCGCGGCGGGTGTGGAATGCGGACCGCAGCGCGGAAATCGCGCGCAACAACGCACCGCCCTTTGGCGGGCTGTATATCGGCGATCCCGAAGCGGCGAAACAGGCGCTTGCCGCATGGGAAAAAACGCATCCTGAGCCGGTAACGACCATCGGCGAGGTTGCCGACCATGTGGCGCATATCGCCAGGGTCGCGGGCATCGATCATGTGGGGATCGGCAGTGACTTTGACGGGGTGAGCGCCCTGCCGCAGGGACTGGGCGGGGTGGATCGCTATCCCGCGCTGTTGGCGGAGCTGATGCGGCGCGGGTGGAGCGACGCGGATATCGCGAAGCTGGCGGGCGGAAATGTGCTGCGCGTCATGGCGGCGGCGGAACAGGTCGCGGCCGGGATGAAGGACGAGCCGGAAGGCAATGCATCGGTAGAAGGGCTGGACAAGCCGAAGATGTGA